A genomic segment from Gracilimonas sediminicola encodes:
- a CDS encoding GlsB/YeaQ/YmgE family stress response membrane protein, with product MTLMYLLSYITIGLVIGWLSRVITRDRGVTMLPSLAFGVLGALADTFIVQAVGLAGTAFYAVVGAVGVLFTVNVFRQDDPIFVETEKA from the coding sequence ATGACCCTCATGTATTTACTAAGTTATATCACCATTGGATTAGTAATTGGATGGCTGAGCCGCGTTATCACTCGGGATCGGGGAGTGACCATGCTGCCCAGTCTCGCCTTTGGAGTGCTCGGAGCATTAGCCGACACCTTTATCGTACAAGCAGTAGGATTAGCCGGGACAGCTTTCTATGCGGTAGTTGGTGCGGTTGGTGTTTTATTTACGGTGAATGTCTTTCGTCAGGATGATCCCATTTTTGTGGAGACCGAAAAGGCTTAA
- a CDS encoding sodium/proline symporter codes for MEFLLVDELNTISIDGGGYVLAAFIGYLIILFGIGIYSARFSSEGISEFFIGGRKMNRLVVALSAVVSGRSAWLLLGVTGMAYAQGASALWAAVGYIVVEWFLFMYYAKRLRQFSERYDCITVPDFFAERFDDKSGSLRVILVIIFLVFMVSYVSSQFVAGGKAFASSFGITQNMGVILSAAIILLYTVVGGFMAVSLTDTIQAFFMIIALVFLPIIAIYDMGGWSVVSAELNLYDAAFVDPTALGFGAFIGFIGIGLGSPGNPHILSRYMSIDDAKQLKYAAVVGTIWNVLMAGGAILIGLVGRAYFPEVDMLPASDTENLYPLLAQNQLHPVLFGVVIASIFAAIMSTADSQLLVAASSVVRDIYDKLLKKDEEIPQKTLVLYSRIVVVLLVVVSLIFGLVAQNIVFWLVLFAWAGLGASIGPTSILALYWKKTTKAGVIAGLLTGTTVTIVWYFVPVLKNNLYELIPAFFLSLLATWAVSKFTQTPDKLEEHFEEMTKE; via the coding sequence TTGGAGTTTCTTCTTGTGGATGAACTGAATACCATATCGATTGACGGAGGCGGCTACGTATTAGCTGCTTTCATCGGCTACCTGATTATCCTGTTTGGGATTGGAATATATTCGGCTCGCTTTTCATCTGAAGGAATTTCCGAATTCTTTATTGGCGGACGGAAAATGAACCGGCTGGTTGTGGCTCTTTCCGCTGTAGTATCCGGTCGGAGTGCCTGGCTTTTACTCGGGGTCACGGGGATGGCTTATGCTCAGGGTGCTTCCGCTCTGTGGGCGGCCGTTGGGTACATCGTGGTAGAATGGTTTCTGTTCATGTACTACGCCAAACGGCTCCGGCAATTTTCAGAACGCTACGATTGTATCACCGTCCCTGACTTTTTCGCCGAACGCTTTGATGATAAATCCGGCAGCTTACGGGTCATTCTCGTCATCATCTTCCTGGTTTTTATGGTGAGCTACGTCTCCTCCCAGTTTGTGGCCGGGGGAAAAGCTTTTGCTTCCAGCTTTGGTATTACCCAAAACATGGGCGTGATTCTTTCTGCCGCCATTATTCTGTTGTACACCGTAGTAGGAGGCTTTATGGCAGTAAGCCTGACCGACACCATCCAGGCGTTTTTCATGATTATCGCCCTTGTATTTCTGCCCATCATCGCGATTTATGATATGGGTGGGTGGAGCGTTGTTTCCGCAGAGCTGAACCTGTATGACGCCGCATTTGTCGATCCCACAGCACTCGGCTTCGGGGCTTTTATCGGGTTCATCGGTATCGGACTGGGTTCCCCGGGAAATCCCCACATCCTCTCCCGATACATGTCGATTGATGATGCCAAACAGCTTAAATATGCAGCGGTAGTTGGAACTATCTGGAATGTGTTGATGGCCGGCGGTGCCATTTTAATTGGCCTTGTTGGGCGGGCTTACTTCCCCGAAGTGGATATGCTACCGGCATCCGATACCGAAAACTTATACCCGCTTTTAGCCCAGAATCAACTTCACCCCGTATTGTTTGGTGTGGTGATAGCCTCCATTTTTGCAGCCATTATGTCCACCGCCGACTCACAGCTTTTAGTGGCTGCTTCCAGTGTAGTCCGGGATATTTATGATAAGCTGCTTAAGAAAGACGAAGAGATTCCGCAAAAAACACTGGTTCTCTATAGCCGCATTGTAGTTGTCTTGCTGGTTGTTGTTTCTCTGATTTTCGGGCTGGTTGCACAGAATATTGTGTTCTGGCTGGTGCTTTTTGCCTGGGCGGGATTGGGGGCTTCCATCGGTCCGACCTCTATTCTGGCTCTTTACTGGAAAAAGACCACTAAGGCAGGCGTCATAGCCGGACTTTTGACCGGAACAACCGTTACCATCGTATGGTATTTTGTGCCGGTTTTGAAGAATAACCTCTACGAACTCATTCCGGCTTTCTTCCTGAGTCTGTTGGCAACCTGGGCTGTTAGTAAGTTCACCCAAACACCCGATAAGCTGGAAGAACATTTTGAAGAGATGACGAAAGAGTAG
- a CDS encoding Glu/Leu/Phe/Val family dehydrogenase: MSTYKFYEQVNKNFDKAAKYTRFDKGILAQIKICNTVYHVTFPVRRDDGSIEVVEGWRVEHSHHKLPTKGGIRYSHKVDEDETMALAALMTYKCAIVDVPFGGAKGGIKISTREYSEDELERITRRYTYELIKKGFIGPGVDVPAPDYGTGAREMGWILDTYRQMKDDLNAEACVTGKPIQQGGIRGRTEATGRGVYFGIREACNNKEDMEKIGLDTGVEGKTFVVQGLGNVGYHASKYMTEAGAKLVGVAEIEGSIYDENGIDIEKLMEFRKDTGSIIGFENTKELKDRDNALTAECDILIPAALESQITGDNAADVKAKIIAEAANGPTTADAHDILKERGALILPDTYLNAGGVVVSYFEWLKDIQHVRYGRLSKRFDETSLKKILRVIENISDRDFTDAELADLAKGAGEYDLVDSGLEETMITAYEQIAEVRDKHNLDDLRTAAFVGAIDKIGIMYEQMGIFP; encoded by the coding sequence ATGTCCACGTATAAATTTTATGAACAGGTTAACAAGAACTTTGATAAAGCTGCCAAATACACCCGTTTCGACAAAGGTATTTTGGCCCAGATCAAAATCTGCAATACCGTCTATCATGTTACTTTCCCCGTTCGGCGAGATGACGGCTCCATCGAAGTTGTTGAGGGCTGGAGGGTAGAACACAGCCACCATAAACTGCCAACCAAAGGCGGCATCCGTTACAGCCATAAAGTGGACGAAGATGAAACCATGGCCCTTGCTGCTTTAATGACGTACAAGTGTGCTATTGTTGACGTGCCTTTCGGAGGAGCCAAAGGCGGTATCAAAATCAGTACCCGTGAGTATTCGGAAGACGAGCTGGAAAGAATCACACGCCGCTACACCTACGAGCTGATTAAGAAAGGATTTATTGGTCCGGGAGTGGATGTGCCCGCACCGGATTACGGTACCGGCGCCCGTGAAATGGGGTGGATTTTGGACACGTATCGCCAAATGAAAGACGACTTAAATGCTGAGGCTTGTGTAACCGGGAAGCCGATCCAGCAGGGTGGTATCCGCGGACGAACGGAAGCTACCGGCCGGGGTGTTTATTTCGGGATTCGCGAAGCCTGTAATAACAAAGAGGACATGGAGAAAATAGGCCTCGACACCGGGGTTGAAGGAAAAACCTTTGTGGTGCAGGGTCTGGGTAACGTAGGGTATCACGCATCCAAGTACATGACCGAAGCCGGCGCCAAGTTGGTAGGTGTTGCCGAAATTGAAGGATCTATTTACGATGAAAACGGCATCGACATTGAAAAACTGATGGAATTCCGTAAAGACACAGGGTCTATCATCGGCTTTGAAAATACCAAAGAGCTCAAAGATCGTGACAATGCATTAACTGCTGAATGTGATATTCTTATTCCTGCGGCTCTGGAAAGCCAGATTACAGGAGATAACGCTGCGGATGTGAAGGCGAAGATCATTGCCGAGGCCGCCAACGGTCCAACCACCGCCGATGCGCACGACATCCTGAAAGAACGTGGTGCCTTAATCTTACCTGATACCTACCTGAATGCGGGTGGTGTGGTTGTTTCTTACTTCGAATGGCTGAAGGATATCCAGCATGTGCGGTATGGACGACTAAGCAAGCGCTTTGATGAAACCAGCCTGAAGAAGATTCTGCGGGTCATTGAAAATATTTCAGACCGTGACTTTACCGACGCCGAACTGGCCGATCTGGCTAAAGGTGCCGGTGAGTATGACCTGGTGGATTCCGGCCTGGAAGAAACCATGATCACCGCTTACGAGCAGATTGCCGAAGTTCGGGATAAGCATAATCTGGATGATCTGAGAACGGCCGCTTTTGTGGGTGCCATTGATAAGATTGGCATCATGTACGAACAAATGGGCATTTTCCCGTGA
- a CDS encoding trimeric intracellular cation channel family protein — protein sequence MDLIYLLDLIGTFVFAISGIRIASRINMDVFGASVVGFVTAIGGGTVRDLLLDSHPITWMADMTYPLVILAAVPFTFLMGKRLNNYSKTIFIFDTIGIALFTIIGMEKALSFGFNPFIAGMMGMISAVVGGVTRDVLCREVPLIFRKEIYATACLAGAIIFYLGLELSLPENLNYLFTTAVIITIRTVSIKWNLSLPKMKKV from the coding sequence ATGGACCTTATCTACCTCTTAGACCTTATTGGTACGTTCGTCTTTGCCATTAGCGGTATCAGGATTGCTTCCCGAATCAATATGGATGTATTTGGCGCTTCGGTGGTGGGCTTTGTAACTGCGATTGGAGGAGGAACCGTCCGGGATTTACTGCTCGACAGTCACCCCATTACCTGGATGGCCGACATGACGTATCCGCTGGTTATACTGGCCGCCGTACCCTTCACTTTCCTGATGGGCAAAAGACTGAATAACTACAGCAAAACCATCTTCATTTTTGATACCATCGGGATTGCTCTCTTCACCATCATCGGGATGGAGAAAGCTCTTTCCTTTGGATTTAACCCTTTCATTGCCGGGATGATGGGGATGATATCAGCGGTGGTTGGCGGGGTAACACGGGATGTGCTCTGCCGGGAAGTCCCGCTCATTTTCCGGAAAGAAATTTATGCAACCGCCTGCCTGGCCGGAGCCATCATCTTTTATCTTGGACTGGAACTGAGTCTCCCCGAAAACCTGAATTACCTGTTTACAACGGCCGTCATTATCACCATCCGCACTGTATCTATAAAATGGAATCTATCCCTTCCTAAGATGAAAAAGGTCTGA
- a CDS encoding 2-phosphosulfolactate phosphatase: protein MPEINYIDVFFSVHAFQEEELRGKTAVIIDVLRASSSITTALSNGAKKIIPVADMSDAMKIANTMDQKDFLLCGEKNGTKIEGYHLGNSPAEYEPEVVKGKTLIFNTTNGTKAIKKSSLANQIYVGTFLNQDSILNALKDHDDEVVLVCSGWQGRLSIEDTLFAGSLLHAISGGELPDSAKDGAKVAFGLFQKFGDDLEGAISKSDHAKRLAELVPNGDIEFCCKVNEFDVLPGMRDGILTNLNG from the coding sequence ATGCCAGAGATTAATTATATCGACGTTTTCTTTTCCGTTCATGCTTTTCAGGAAGAAGAGCTGCGTGGGAAAACAGCGGTTATTATAGATGTGTTAAGAGCATCATCATCCATTACCACAGCGCTGAGTAACGGGGCCAAAAAAATCATCCCCGTAGCAGATATGAGTGATGCCATGAAGATCGCCAATACGATGGATCAAAAAGATTTTTTACTGTGTGGTGAAAAAAACGGAACCAAAATTGAAGGGTATCACCTTGGCAATTCCCCGGCCGAGTATGAGCCGGAAGTTGTAAAAGGCAAAACGCTGATTTTCAACACCACAAACGGCACCAAGGCCATCAAAAAATCATCCCTTGCCAACCAGATTTATGTAGGCACCTTCCTGAACCAGGATAGTATTTTAAATGCCCTGAAAGATCATGACGATGAAGTGGTGTTGGTCTGCTCCGGGTGGCAGGGACGGTTATCTATTGAAGATACTTTATTCGCCGGCTCTCTGCTGCATGCCATTTCCGGAGGAGAGCTGCCTGACTCGGCTAAAGACGGGGCTAAAGTAGCATTTGGTCTTTTCCAAAAATTTGGGGATGATTTAGAAGGAGCCATCAGCAAGAGCGATCATGCAAAAAGATTGGCTGAACTGGTTCCAAATGGCGATATTGAATTCTGTTGCAAAGTAAATGAATTTGATGTGCTTCCCGGCATGCGGGATGGCATCCTGACCAATTTGAATGGCTAA
- a CDS encoding DNA translocase FtsK, whose translation MAKNNLNTSTTTGLDSNRKVEIIGIIVMSIAILLGLSIISYNPEDYQYAKSISFLDLFNPDASSRLVKNWLGPVGAYLSHYLVHSLFGYTSIILALITGYHGWHTFRRRDFKELSWLTVLSIWGMVLLSTFIGWLNTNADFPSDSIWSGSAGIAISQVLQNITGIGSIFILSVLMIVTLLMFVDRDLQKTIDSVKIWMDNLRDKMEDWRAERQLRKEQKAKEREERIAAKKAAKEEQKAEQQAKKEESSSSDNEEEELQKKEIAEPQDEKEPVKPAPSIDELVEKSEAEERKQREKEQKEVKTLDTRQRASLEKEEVVDEEEDDLEVSVYVGKGEEEADEKDLDKQNREKAKEVPVIKYKFPKVDLLDSPPNEGNEVDLEEIKENKRIILDKLKRHKIEIVGINAIVGPTVTLYELEPAPDVKISKIESYSNDLKMATASKGLRMLSPIPGKSAVGIEVPNSTRETVYIKQVINTKKFVETDFVLPVAFGKTIENEVFMIDLTKMPHLLIAGATGSGKSVGINTIITCLLYKCHPDNLKFVMIDPKKIELSLYRNIQNHFLAMLPDADEPIVTDTTKAQETLESLCKEMDDRYDLLKMAMVRDIKSYNEKYATGELDEELGHRHLPYIVVIIDELADLMMTAGKQIEEPIARLAQLARAIGIHLVVATQRPSVNVITGTIKANFPARIAYQVASKVDSRTILDQGGADQLIGMGDMLFNNGTGLVRIQNAFVSTEEVDEINSFIGQQAGYKEPFHLPIIKEDVADIPDPLDDIDEYFEAAAKLVILHQQGSVSLLQRKLKIGYNRAGRIIDQLFNAGIVGPYQGSTARDVLIQDEDELQELLDNLDEYD comes from the coding sequence ATGGCTAAAAATAACCTAAATACATCTACAACTACGGGGCTGGATTCGAACCGTAAGGTCGAAATTATCGGTATCATTGTGATGTCGATTGCGATTTTGCTCGGGCTGAGCATCATTTCTTACAACCCGGAAGACTACCAATACGCGAAAAGCATTTCCTTCCTCGATTTATTTAACCCCGACGCTTCATCACGGCTGGTGAAAAACTGGCTGGGACCGGTAGGCGCTTATCTTTCCCATTACCTGGTGCATAGTTTGTTCGGATATACCAGTATCATCCTGGCGCTCATAACCGGTTATCACGGCTGGCATACCTTTCGCCGTCGGGATTTCAAAGAGCTGAGCTGGCTAACCGTACTATCCATTTGGGGCATGGTGTTGCTTTCCACTTTTATTGGCTGGTTAAACACCAATGCCGATTTCCCTTCCGACTCTATCTGGAGCGGTTCAGCAGGTATTGCCATTTCACAGGTACTGCAGAATATCACAGGTATAGGGTCCATTTTTATACTTTCAGTTTTGATGATCGTGACCTTGCTCATGTTTGTGGATCGTGACCTTCAGAAAACCATTGACAGCGTGAAGATCTGGATGGATAACCTGCGGGATAAAATGGAAGATTGGCGGGCTGAACGTCAGCTTCGTAAAGAGCAAAAAGCCAAAGAGCGGGAAGAACGCATAGCTGCCAAAAAAGCTGCGAAGGAAGAGCAAAAAGCTGAGCAACAAGCGAAGAAAGAAGAAAGCAGTTCTTCGGATAACGAAGAGGAAGAGCTTCAGAAAAAAGAAATTGCCGAACCGCAGGACGAGAAAGAACCCGTGAAGCCGGCCCCATCTATCGATGAATTGGTGGAGAAGTCGGAAGCGGAAGAGCGCAAACAGCGTGAAAAAGAGCAGAAGGAAGTTAAGACGTTAGATACCCGTCAGCGGGCTTCGCTTGAAAAAGAGGAAGTGGTTGATGAGGAAGAAGACGACCTGGAAGTTTCCGTTTATGTAGGGAAGGGCGAAGAAGAAGCTGATGAGAAAGATCTCGATAAGCAGAACCGGGAAAAGGCTAAGGAAGTCCCGGTCATCAAGTACAAGTTCCCGAAAGTAGATCTGCTGGATTCACCGCCCAATGAGGGCAACGAAGTGGATCTTGAAGAGATTAAGGAGAACAAGCGGATCATCCTTGATAAGCTGAAGCGCCACAAAATTGAGATTGTAGGCATTAATGCGATCGTTGGACCTACCGTTACGCTTTATGAACTGGAGCCGGCTCCCGATGTGAAAATCTCCAAGATCGAGAGCTACTCCAACGACCTGAAGATGGCTACGGCCTCCAAAGGTTTGCGTATGCTTTCGCCCATTCCGGGTAAGTCGGCAGTGGGTATTGAAGTACCGAACAGTACGCGTGAAACGGTGTACATCAAGCAGGTTATCAACACCAAGAAATTCGTGGAAACCGACTTCGTGCTTCCGGTGGCCTTTGGGAAAACCATTGAGAACGAAGTGTTCATGATCGACCTCACCAAAATGCCTCACTTGTTGATTGCAGGTGCTACCGGGTCAGGTAAGTCGGTTGGGATTAATACGATCATTACCTGCCTGCTGTACAAGTGCCACCCGGATAACCTGAAGTTCGTGATGATTGATCCGAAGAAGATCGAGCTTTCATTGTATCGCAATATTCAGAATCACTTCCTGGCTATGCTGCCGGATGCGGATGAGCCTATCGTCACGGATACTACCAAAGCCCAGGAAACGTTGGAAAGTTTGTGTAAGGAAATGGATGACCGCTACGACCTGCTGAAGATGGCGATGGTTCGCGACATCAAATCTTACAACGAAAAATATGCAACCGGCGAACTGGATGAAGAGCTGGGACACAGGCACCTGCCTTATATAGTAGTAATTATTGATGAGCTTGCAGACCTGATGATGACGGCCGGAAAGCAGATTGAGGAACCCATTGCCCGTTTGGCCCAGCTGGCACGTGCCATTGGAATTCACCTGGTGGTGGCTACGCAGCGACCATCAGTGAATGTGATTACCGGTACCATTAAGGCAAACTTCCCGGCACGAATTGCCTATCAGGTAGCTTCCAAAGTTGATTCAAGAACGATTCTGGATCAGGGCGGAGCCGATCAGCTGATTGGAATGGGTGATATGCTGTTTAATAATGGAACCGGGTTGGTCCGAATCCAAAACGCCTTTGTTTCTACCGAAGAGGTAGATGAAATAAACTCTTTTATTGGCCAACAGGCGGGATATAAGGAACCTTTCCATTTGCCCATCATTAAAGAAGATGTAGCAGACATTCCGGACCCGCTGGATGATATTGACGAGTACTTCGAAGCCGCAGCCAAGCTGGTGATTCTACATCAACAAGGGTCGGTTTCTCTGTTGCAACGGAAATTGAAAATCGGCTATAACCGCGCCGGTCGAATTATAGATCAGTTATTTAATGCAGGAATTGTTGGACCATATCAGGGCAGTACCGCTCGGGACGTTCTCATTCAGGATGAAGATGAACTTCAGGAACTATTGGACAATCTTGATGAGTATGATTAG
- a CDS encoding LolA family protein, with product MPVRTSGSKKLLRVLSGLFIFSLIFSVTAVAQTPNFDQLKEKFDEGLVFRAMFNQTFTDSYTGEVTRSEGQIWLDKVRYKLEADGQVVVVDGETSKVYDPSRNRVIIDLYNADEDDFAPSRMLSGIDTTYTVSEEKMDNQTKITLISNDDFAVFVEVEIIIDDQFRPTEITAWDISDNEIVTTFSDGAFLKPEAGLFQLDYPDDAEVVDMRY from the coding sequence ATGCCTGTCAGAACCTCCGGTTCAAAAAAATTACTTAGGGTTCTGTCTGGGCTATTTATTTTCAGCCTGATATTCAGTGTAACCGCGGTTGCCCAAACCCCAAACTTTGATCAGCTCAAAGAAAAGTTTGATGAGGGCCTGGTGTTTCGTGCCATGTTCAACCAAACGTTTACTGATTCCTACACGGGAGAAGTAACCCGGAGTGAAGGACAAATCTGGCTCGATAAAGTCCGCTATAAGCTGGAAGCCGACGGACAAGTGGTTGTGGTAGATGGAGAAACTTCAAAGGTCTATGATCCATCCAGAAACCGCGTCATCATTGACCTGTACAACGCCGATGAAGACGATTTTGCCCCTTCCCGCATGCTCAGTGGCATTGACACCACCTATACTGTCAGTGAAGAAAAGATGGATAATCAGACTAAAATAACGCTGATATCCAATGACGATTTTGCGGTTTTTGTGGAGGTGGAAATTATTATTGACGATCAGTTTCGGCCGACTGAAATCACAGCATGGGATATTTCGGACAATGAAATCGTAACTACTTTTTCTGACGGCGCTTTTCTTAAACCGGAAGCCGGCCTTTTCCAGCTCGATTATCCCGATGATGCCGAAGTTGTAGATATGAGATATTAA
- a CDS encoding Mrp/NBP35 family ATP-binding protein, which produces MSINKEQVKSALSQILHPEEQRDLISLDMVQDVIVQDKYISFTLEFPEKNEGLEKQLSQKCEEAIQKFVDKEAIVDIQAAVNLSKKREMEASKPGQQQEQQQEILPGVKNIIAVASGKGGVGKSTVAVNIAAALAKKGEKVGLMDTDIYGPSIPTMFNIHERPNITTQKKLVPHEKFGIKLVSMGFLVDVDQAMVWRGPMATSAVKQFMTDVEWGELDYLILDLPPGTGDIQLTIVQTVPLTGAVIVSTPQTVALDDARKGVAMFKKVNVPVLGMVENMAYFTPPDMPDKKYYIFGKGGAAHLAQEMNVPVLAEVPLQQTLREGGDSGKPIVLEDSESPAATALMEATGNMQQQLALRNKEQSPTKKVDIKFRP; this is translated from the coding sequence ATGTCTATCAATAAAGAGCAGGTTAAATCGGCACTCAGCCAGATTTTACACCCCGAAGAACAACGCGACCTCATTTCCCTGGATATGGTTCAGGACGTGATTGTTCAGGATAAATACATTTCATTTACGCTGGAATTTCCTGAAAAAAATGAAGGACTGGAAAAGCAATTGTCACAGAAATGTGAAGAAGCCATTCAGAAGTTCGTTGACAAGGAGGCCATTGTTGATATTCAGGCAGCCGTAAATCTCTCCAAAAAGCGGGAAATGGAAGCTTCCAAACCCGGACAGCAGCAAGAACAACAGCAGGAAATTCTGCCGGGCGTCAAAAACATTATTGCCGTGGCTTCCGGAAAAGGCGGGGTAGGAAAATCTACAGTAGCTGTGAATATTGCTGCCGCACTGGCTAAAAAAGGAGAGAAAGTCGGACTGATGGATACCGATATTTATGGCCCCAGCATTCCTACTATGTTCAACATCCATGAGCGGCCTAACATCACCACGCAGAAGAAATTGGTTCCGCATGAGAAGTTTGGGATCAAGCTGGTTTCCATGGGCTTTTTGGTAGATGTTGACCAGGCGATGGTTTGGCGCGGGCCGATGGCAACCAGTGCCGTTAAACAATTTATGACCGATGTGGAATGGGGCGAACTTGATTACCTGATTCTGGACTTGCCTCCGGGAACCGGCGATATCCAGCTTACCATTGTGCAAACCGTACCGCTGACCGGAGCCGTGATAGTTTCAACCCCTCAAACGGTAGCCCTTGACGATGCCCGCAAAGGGGTGGCAATGTTCAAGAAAGTGAATGTACCCGTTCTTGGGATGGTCGAAAACATGGCCTATTTCACCCCGCCGGATATGCCGGACAAGAAGTATTACATCTTTGGAAAAGGCGGTGCTGCCCATCTGGCCCAGGAAATGAACGTACCCGTGCTGGCTGAAGTACCACTACAGCAAACCTTGCGCGAAGGTGGCGACTCCGGAAAACCCATTGTGCTGGAAGACAGTGAATCCCCAGCGGCAACCGCATTGATGGAAGCCACCGGGAATATGCAGCAACAGCTGGCGCTCCGGAATAAAGAGCAGTCACCGACTAAAAAGGTGGATATTAAGTTCAGGCCTTAA
- the gcvT gene encoding glycine cleavage system aminomethyltransferase GcvT, which yields MSKKTPFYSIHEKAGAKLVDFAGYQMPVQYAGIKTEHAAVREAVGIFDVSHMGEFYISGPEALDLIQKVTVNDASKLVEGKAQYTCMCYEDGGIVDDLIVYKLFDDAGFIVVVNASNIEKDLEWINQNNTFDAKVHNQSDDTCLLAVQGSKSVETLQKLTDLNLSDIGFYSYKMGSLAGMENVVYSATGYTGEKGFELYFDKSHADPEKVWNAIMEAGEEFGIEPCGLGARDTLRLEMGYALYGNDITKDTHPLEARLGWVTKFEKGDFNGKEALLKKKEEGLNRRLVGFVVEGERNIPRQGYEIQNDAGEAIGEVTSGTMSITLGKGIGMGYVATDYAGEGTEIEISIRRKTAKATVTRPPFIKK from the coding sequence ATGTCCAAAAAGACACCATTCTATTCCATTCATGAAAAAGCCGGCGCCAAGCTGGTAGATTTTGCCGGATATCAGATGCCGGTTCAATACGCAGGAATTAAAACAGAGCATGCGGCCGTTCGCGAAGCCGTCGGAATATTTGACGTTTCCCACATGGGTGAGTTCTACATCAGCGGACCCGAAGCGCTGGATTTAATTCAGAAAGTGACCGTGAACGATGCTTCCAAACTGGTGGAAGGTAAAGCGCAGTACACCTGCATGTGCTATGAAGATGGCGGTATTGTGGACGACTTGATTGTATACAAGCTTTTTGATGATGCCGGGTTTATCGTGGTTGTAAATGCATCCAATATTGAAAAGGACCTTGAGTGGATCAACCAAAACAACACTTTTGATGCGAAAGTCCACAACCAATCGGATGATACCTGCTTGTTAGCCGTTCAGGGATCAAAATCTGTAGAGACGCTCCAAAAGCTAACGGATTTGAATTTGAGTGACATCGGATTCTATTCCTACAAAATGGGAAGCCTTGCCGGCATGGAAAACGTTGTGTACTCCGCCACAGGTTACACCGGCGAAAAGGGGTTTGAGTTGTATTTTGATAAAAGTCATGCCGACCCCGAAAAAGTATGGAACGCCATTATGGAAGCCGGCGAAGAATTCGGCATTGAGCCCTGTGGGTTAGGTGCCCGCGATACCCTCCGCCTGGAAATGGGGTATGCGCTTTATGGTAACGACATCACCAAAGACACGCATCCACTGGAAGCCCGATTAGGCTGGGTTACGAAATTTGAGAAGGGTGATTTCAATGGAAAAGAAGCCCTTTTGAAGAAAAAAGAAGAAGGCTTAAACCGCCGGCTTGTGGGCTTTGTGGTTGAAGGTGAACGCAATATTCCACGTCAGGGCTATGAGATCCAAAACGATGCGGGAGAAGCCATTGGAGAAGTAACCAGCGGAACAATGTCGATTACATTGGGTAAAGGTATAGGGATGGGATACGTTGCTACTGACTACGCGGGAGAAGGAACAGAAATAGAGATCAGCATCCGCAGGAAGACGGCTAAAGCAACCGTTACCCGCCCACCATTCATTAAAAAATAA